In uncultured Treponema sp., one genomic interval encodes:
- a CDS encoding aldo/keto reductase codes for MKKSVFIASFFAAAVVFGAFAFAEDSEMKSENNYATIQLGNGLKIPQFGIGTYGSSEQQAHDAVLEALKDGYRHIDTAHAYRNERGIAKAIKESGISRSEIWITSKLWPTDYSNGNGAQSIDKMLERLGTDYVDLVYLHQPVGDYMAGYRALEEAVRQGKVRAIGLSNFDLNEKVFEDVYAKAEIKPVIVQIELNPYAQRVEFRKKCAEKNLAVEGWFPLGGSGKGNETLFADSTIKSLAEKYGKSPAQIILRWHVQEGFSTIPGARNPAHIAENIAVYGFSLSDADMEKIRSLNREQRFYTGTWESAQHFKDVEINY; via the coding sequence ATGAAAAAATCAGTTTTTATTGCATCGTTTTTTGCGGCGGCGGTTGTGTTTGGCGCATTTGCTTTTGCGGAGGATTCTGAAATGAAATCGGAAAATAATTATGCCACGATTCAGCTTGGCAACGGACTTAAAATTCCGCAGTTCGGAATCGGAACTTACGGTTCGAGCGAGCAGCAGGCGCATGACGCGGTTCTTGAGGCTTTGAAGGACGGCTACCGGCACATTGACACTGCCCATGCGTACAGAAACGAGCGCGGAATTGCAAAGGCAATCAAGGAAAGCGGAATTTCTCGCTCGGAAATCTGGATTACCTCAAAACTTTGGCCTACGGATTACAGCAATGGAAACGGCGCTCAGTCAATCGATAAGATGCTTGAACGGCTCGGAACGGATTACGTGGATCTGGTTTATCTTCATCAGCCGGTTGGCGACTACATGGCAGGTTACCGTGCGCTTGAAGAGGCTGTGCGTCAGGGAAAAGTCCGGGCAATCGGTCTTTCTAATTTTGACCTGAACGAGAAAGTTTTTGAGGATGTCTATGCAAAGGCGGAGATAAAGCCTGTGATTGTTCAGATTGAGCTTAATCCTTATGCGCAGCGCGTTGAATTCAGAAAAAAGTGTGCGGAAAAAAATCTTGCCGTTGAGGGCTGGTTTCCTCTTGGCGGAAGCGGAAAGGGAAACGAAACGCTTTTTGCCGATTCCACAATAAAATCTCTTGCGGAAAAATACGGAAAATCTCCGGCGCAGATAATTTTGCGCTGGCACGTTCAGGAAGGATTCAGCACAATTCCGGGCGCAAGAAATCCTGCCCACATTGCGGAAAACATCGCGGTCTACGGCTTTTCTCTTTCCGATGCGGACATGGAAAAAATCCGCTCTCTGAACCGCGAGCAAAGATTCTACACAGGAACTTGGGAAAGCGCGCAACATTTTAAGGATGTGGAAATCAATTATTAG
- a CDS encoding site-specific DNA-methyltransferase — MELTYNGKKSKKEILEALPQSDFSKPISEKENILINGDNLEALRILVHNSNLKGKVDLIYIDPPFATNGTFTISEERTSTISSSKKDEIAYTDNLLGEDFLEFLRERLILARELLSEHGSIYLHIDYKIGHYVKIIMDEIFGAENFRNDITRIKCNPKNFSRKAFGNIKDLILFYSKTNNPIWNEPFVPFSEEDKARLYKKIDGQGRFYTTVPLHAPGETKDGVTGGTFKGMLPPKGRHWRTSPAELEKLDEQGLIEWSKNGVPRRKIFADEQKGKKLQDIWDFKDYQYPVYPTEKNLDLLKLIVQTSSNPESLVMDFFCGSGTTLVAAQELGRHWIGIDKSEKAMEVARKKLNEENETLFKSDFEFVTISEKQEQNLHNENILVIQKTPKVLVTA, encoded by the coding sequence ATGGAACTCACTTACAACGGCAAAAAATCGAAAAAAGAAATCCTCGAAGCTCTTCCGCAGTCAGACTTTTCAAAGCCGATTTCAGAAAAAGAAAATATTTTGATTAACGGCGACAATTTGGAAGCCTTGCGGATTCTCGTTCACAATTCAAATTTAAAAGGCAAGGTTGACTTAATTTATATCGACCCGCCTTTTGCGACTAACGGAACTTTCACAATCAGCGAGGAGCGCACAAGCACGATAAGTTCAAGCAAAAAAGACGAAATCGCTTATACGGACAATCTTCTTGGCGAGGATTTTCTTGAATTTTTGCGGGAACGTCTTATTTTGGCACGTGAGCTTTTAAGCGAACACGGTTCTATTTATCTTCATATCGACTACAAAATCGGGCATTACGTAAAAATCATAATGGATGAAATTTTCGGTGCTGAAAATTTCAGGAATGATATAACAAGAATAAAGTGCAATCCAAAAAATTTTTCACGCAAGGCTTTCGGAAACATTAAAGACTTGATTCTTTTTTATTCAAAGACAAATAATCCAATTTGGAATGAGCCTTTCGTTCCTTTTTCAGAAGAAGACAAAGCACGGCTTTACAAAAAAATTGACGGGCAGGGCAGATTTTACACAACAGTTCCGCTTCACGCTCCGGGCGAGACAAAAGACGGAGTTACAGGCGGAACTTTCAAAGGAATGTTGCCACCAAAAGGCAGGCACTGGCGAACTTCTCCGGCAGAACTTGAAAAACTTGACGAGCAGGGCTTGATTGAATGGTCAAAAAACGGAGTTCCCCGCCGAAAAATCTTTGCGGACGAGCAGAAAGGAAAAAAGTTGCAGGACATTTGGGATTTTAAGGATTACCAGTACCCAGTTTATCCGACAGAAAAAAATCTTGACCTTTTAAAGCTCATTGTTCAGACTTCCTCAAATCCTGAAAGCTTGGTTATGGATTTTTTCTGTGGCTCAGGAACAACTTTAGTTGCCGCACAAGAACTAGGCAGACACTGGATTGGAATAGACAAGTCCGAAAAGGCGATGGAAGTTGCAAGGAAAAAGCTGAATGAAGAAAATGAAACTCTTTTCAAAAGTGATTTTGAATTTGTTACTATTTCAGAAAAGCAAGAGCAAAATCTGCATAATGAAAATATTCTTGTTATACAGAAAACTCCAAAAGTGCTGGTAACTGCGTGA
- a CDS encoding restriction endonuclease, with product MNVWMQRSIELANNKNYLDKLFDVYPMTPNKIRKINEEYWDSIVQAFNNKDDNCLIKYLLYLDLFPIKDSYIPFLRRDTANALKNNPETVKRLCNRLYEMGLGKIREKCTEPKETNRQIGPLFKKWCKNSFKETKILSLTDFEKTNENAILDASDKEMMDWAFRTVNYKRNKGLDFVGRFNGKYLIGEAKFLSDFGGHQDAQLEDAILTLTAPNVKATKIAILDGVCWLKTNNKMYKAITEDHCEENVMSALLLKDFIKSL from the coding sequence ATGAATGTTTGGATGCAGCGCAGTATCGAACTTGCAAATAATAAAAACTATCTCGACAAACTTTTTGATGTTTATCCGATGACTCCAAACAAAATACGAAAGATAAATGAAGAATATTGGGACAGTATTGTTCAGGCATTTAATAACAAAGACGACAACTGCTTAATAAAATATCTTCTTTATCTTGATTTGTTTCCAATAAAAGATTCTTATATTCCTTTTCTAAGGCGAGACACAGCAAACGCACTTAAAAATAATCCAGAAACTGTAAAACGACTTTGCAACAGACTTTATGAAATGGGCTTAGGCAAAATCCGTGAAAAATGCACAGAACCAAAAGAGACAAACAGGCAGATTGGTCCTCTCTTCAAAAAATGGTGTAAAAACAGTTTCAAAGAAACAAAAATTCTTTCATTAACAGATTTTGAGAAAACAAATGAAAATGCAATTCTCGATGCTTCTGACAAAGAAATGATGGACTGGGCTTTTAGAACCGTAAATTACAAGCGAAATAAAGGCTTGGATTTTGTAGGCCGTTTTAATGGCAAATATTTAATTGGAGAGGCAAAATTTTTGTCTGATTTTGGCGGACATCAAGATGCTCAATTGGAAGATGCTATTCTTACTCTGACAGCTCCAAATGTAAAAGCTACAAAGATAGCAATTCTTGATGGTGTTTGCTGGCTAAAAACTAACAACAAAATGTATAAGGCAATAACTGAAGACCACTGCGAAGAAAATGTAATGTCAGCCTTGCTTTTGAAAGATTTTATAAAAAGTCTGTAA
- the larC gene encoding nickel pincer cofactor biosynthesis protein LarC, producing the protein MSDLYLECNYGISGDMAVAALLDVGADRTALEKALASIPAKGFKTEIKRVEKNGVSCLDFNVILDSEHENHDHDMNYLFGHEYAEDEELGHCHEHCENTHGHFHHHSESEEHSHAAQHESHHHGEQVHGHEHRNLHDVLEIIDRTEMTENARKLVHKIFEIIAKAESKAHSKPVEDVHFHEVGAIDSIVDVIALSVCFESLHVEKVFVPFLCEGTGTVRCQHGILPIPVPAVANIVQDFSIPLKITGERGEFVTPTGAAFVAAVATDFTLPKNFVLKKIGMGAGKRNYGVPNIVRAMLVETEKSNSENQTSSALHDKIIKLETNIDDSTSETLGFVMEELFASGALDVQYLPCFMKKNRPAWLLVVLCKAEDAAKMEKIIFTHTTTIGIRRAEMERTCLARSVCSVEVFGESADVKVVDVYGEKRFYPEYESVSRIARKTKKPFGEVYNKIVSECEK; encoded by the coding sequence ATGAGCGATTTGTATCTTGAATGTAACTATGGAATTTCGGGCGATATGGCGGTTGCGGCTTTGCTTGATGTGGGCGCGGACAGAACGGCACTTGAAAAAGCGTTGGCGAGCATTCCAGCAAAAGGATTTAAAACTGAAATAAAGCGCGTGGAAAAAAACGGCGTTTCCTGCCTTGACTTCAATGTGATTTTGGATTCGGAACACGAAAACCATGACCACGACATGAACTATCTTTTTGGGCATGAGTACGCGGAAGATGAAGAACTCGGGCATTGCCACGAGCATTGCGAAAATACGCACGGACATTTCCATCATCATTCTGAATCAGAAGAACATTCTCACGCGGCTCAGCATGAAAGTCATCATCACGGAGAACAAGTTCACGGACACGAGCATCGGAATCTGCATGACGTTCTTGAAATAATCGATAGGACGGAAATGACAGAAAACGCGCGGAAACTTGTGCATAAAATTTTTGAGATAATCGCAAAGGCGGAAAGCAAGGCTCATTCAAAGCCGGTTGAGGACGTTCATTTTCACGAGGTTGGCGCGATTGATTCAATTGTTGACGTGATTGCGCTTTCGGTCTGTTTTGAAAGCCTTCACGTTGAAAAAGTTTTTGTTCCGTTTTTGTGCGAGGGAACGGGAACTGTCCGCTGTCAGCACGGAATTCTTCCTATTCCGGTTCCGGCGGTCGCGAATATTGTTCAGGATTTTTCTATTCCGCTAAAAATAACCGGGGAGCGCGGAGAATTTGTTACTCCGACTGGAGCGGCTTTTGTGGCTGCGGTTGCAACGGATTTCACCTTGCCGAAAAATTTTGTGCTTAAAAAAATCGGGATGGGAGCCGGAAAACGAAATTACGGCGTTCCGAATATTGTGCGTGCAATGCTTGTTGAAACGGAAAAAAGCAATTCTGAAAATCAGACTTCATCCGCTTTGCACGATAAGATTATAAAACTTGAAACGAACATTGACGATTCAACCAGCGAGACTTTGGGCTTTGTGATGGAAGAACTTTTTGCGTCAGGCGCGCTCGACGTTCAGTATCTTCCGTGCTTTATGAAAAAGAACCGCCCGGCGTGGCTCTTGGTTGTGCTTTGCAAAGCTGAAGATGCGGCGAAAATGGAAAAAATAATTTTTACGCACACAACAACAATCGGAATCAGAAGGGCAGAAATGGAACGCACTTGCCTTGCACGTTCGGTGTGTTCTGTGGAAGTTTTTGGCGAAAGCGCGGATGTGAAAGTTGTGGACGTGTACGGCGAAAAACGTTTTTACCCGGAATACGAAAGCGTTTCGCGGATTGCACGAAAGACAAAAAAGCCGTTTGGCGAAGTCTACAATAAAATCGTGAGTGAGTGCGAGAAATAA
- a CDS encoding DUF362 domain-containing protein gives MKKMKKRILSLLAVFISAFAIFAQTENYKTYETTDKNAPVVYFTREITPESLVKVYKAMGWQPHGKVGVKISTGEPPASNYLRPSLIGKLVKDELGGTIVECNTAYGGSRASNAMHKQVVKDHGFLDIAPFDLLDEDGEMEIPVNGGKNLKVDYVGSHFKNYDSYLVLSHFKGHAMAGFGGAIKNLSIGFGSGTSTKRSGKSLIHSGGRSTDNSFWGTYTDGRKNQDLFTESMAEAAKGVCDYMGNEKGIAFVNVMNRISIDCDCDGHPHEPEMKDIGILASTDPLAIDQAAIDMIYTYKNKDGDSAKSLINRIEQRNGRHALEHAAEIGLGKGTRNYRLVEIK, from the coding sequence ATGAAAAAAATGAAAAAACGAATTCTTTCTTTGCTTGCGGTTTTCATTTCTGCATTTGCGATTTTTGCGCAGACTGAAAACTACAAGACTTACGAAACAACGGATAAAAACGCGCCAGTTGTTTACTTTACGCGCGAGATTACGCCTGAAAGTCTTGTGAAAGTGTACAAGGCGATGGGCTGGCAGCCGCACGGAAAAGTCGGCGTAAAAATCAGCACTGGCGAGCCGCCTGCCTCAAACTATCTTCGTCCTTCTTTGATTGGAAAACTTGTAAAAGACGAGCTAGGCGGAACAATCGTCGAGTGCAACACAGCCTATGGCGGAAGCCGCGCCTCCAACGCGATGCACAAGCAGGTTGTGAAAGACCACGGATTTTTGGACATCGCGCCTTTCGATTTGCTTGACGAGGACGGCGAAATGGAAATTCCTGTGAACGGCGGAAAAAACTTGAAAGTCGATTACGTCGGCTCACATTTCAAGAATTATGATTCATACCTTGTTCTGTCGCACTTTAAAGGACACGCGATGGCGGGATTCGGCGGCGCAATCAAGAATCTTTCAATCGGATTTGGAAGCGGAACTTCAACCAAACGTTCTGGAAAATCCTTGATTCATTCGGGCGGAAGAAGCACGGACAACAGTTTTTGGGGAACATATACAGATGGACGAAAAAATCAGGATTTGTTCACCGAAAGCATGGCGGAAGCGGCGAAAGGCGTTTGTGACTACATGGGCAACGAAAAGGGAATAGCATTTGTGAACGTTATGAACCGCATTTCAATTGACTGCGACTGCGACGGACATCCGCACGAGCCGGAAATGAAGGACATCGGAATTCTTGCCTCAACAGACCCGCTTGCAATTGACCAGGCTGCAATCGATATGATTTACACTTACAAGAATAAAGATGGGGATTCTGCAAAGTCTTTGATAAACAGAATTGAGCAGCGCAACGGACGGCACGCACTGGAGCACGCCGCAGAAATCGGACTTGGAAAAGGTACAAGAAACTACCGCCTTGTTGAGATAAAATAG
- the larE gene encoding ATP-dependent sacrificial sulfur transferase LarE codes for MAEEIHEKLENLKSYLRSLGSVMVAFSSGVDSTFLLKVAHDVLGENAVAVTAKSCSFPKREADEAEEFCTREGIRHFIVDSEELDIPEFRHNPKNRCYLCKKELFTKIISLAKENKIAFVCEGSNLDDNGDYRPGLQAVAELGVKSPLRHCSLYKAEIRALSKEMNLPTWKKQSFACLSSRFPYGEEISEKKLSMVDKAEQFLLDKGFGQLRVRIHGENLARIEVTPAEMEKAFSLREEIVDALKSFGFLYVSLDLQGYRTGSMNEVLK; via the coding sequence ATGGCTGAAGAAATTCACGAAAAACTTGAAAATCTTAAAAGTTATCTTCGTTCGCTTGGAAGCGTGATGGTCGCGTTTTCCAGCGGAGTTGACTCGACATTTTTGCTGAAAGTTGCGCACGATGTTCTTGGCGAAAATGCGGTTGCTGTTACGGCGAAATCCTGCAGCTTTCCAAAGCGCGAGGCAGATGAGGCGGAAGAATTTTGCACCCGTGAAGGAATCCGTCATTTTATTGTGGATTCTGAAGAGCTTGATATTCCGGAATTCCGCCACAATCCGAAGAACCGCTGCTATCTCTGCAAGAAGGAGCTTTTTACAAAAATCATCTCGCTTGCAAAAGAAAATAAAATCGCTTTTGTCTGCGAGGGAAGCAACCTGGACGACAACGGAGACTACAGGCCGGGATTGCAGGCAGTCGCGGAACTTGGCGTAAAAAGTCCGCTGCGTCATTGCAGTTTGTACAAGGCAGAAATCCGCGCGCTTTCAAAGGAAATGAATCTTCCGACTTGGAAAAAGCAGTCGTTCGCGTGCCTTTCCTCGCGTTTTCCTTATGGCGAAGAAATCAGCGAGAAAAAACTTTCAATGGTTGACAAGGCGGAACAGTTTCTGCTCGACAAGGGATTTGGTCAGCTTAGGGTAAGAATCCACGGTGAAAATCTTGCAAGAATCGAAGTTACACCTGCGGAAATGGAAAAGGCTTTTTCGCTCCGGGAAGAAATTGTGGACGCGTTGAAAAGCTTCGGATTTTTGTACGTTTCGCTTGACTTGCAGGGCTACAGAACCGGCTCGATGAACGAGGTTTTAAAATGA
- a CDS encoding permease, with protein MLEIIQREAVYLWYYFDLQLRQIFWYWVLGMLIGSAVSVFAKNYIHRAAEILGEKVPGIAGIVFASLLGVASPLCMYGTIPICAAFSRKGIKDDFLAAFMMSSILLNPQLIIYSTALGRTMLFVRIAGCFLMGIVAGLLVRVFYCKKDGKSYFDFSSFDGPRNRDTDPNIFFRLVKNLGRNVKATCPMFLLGIVLSAVFQRYVPADAMAKVFGKGNEAFGVLMTATVGIPLYVCGGGTIPLLQQWLSEGMSAGSAAAFMLTGPSTKITNLGALKIALGAKHFFFYIIYVILFSFLTGFVVNLIL; from the coding sequence ATGTTAGAAATCATTCAGCGTGAAGCGGTTTACCTTTGGTATTATTTTGACTTGCAGCTGCGGCAGATTTTCTGGTACTGGGTGCTTGGAATGTTGATTGGCTCTGCGGTGTCGGTTTTCGCAAAAAACTACATTCACCGGGCGGCGGAGATTTTGGGCGAAAAAGTTCCGGGAATCGCGGGAATTGTATTCGCTTCTCTTTTAGGAGTTGCAAGCCCGCTTTGCATGTACGGAACAATTCCAATCTGCGCGGCTTTTTCACGCAAGGGAATAAAGGACGATTTTCTTGCCGCGTTTATGATGAGCTCGATTCTTCTGAATCCTCAGCTGATTATCTATTCGACGGCGCTTGGACGGACAATGCTTTTTGTGCGGATTGCAGGCTGCTTTTTGATGGGAATTGTTGCAGGGCTTCTTGTGCGTGTTTTCTACTGCAAAAAGGACGGCAAATCTTACTTTGATTTTTCATCATTTGACGGGCCGCGCAACCGCGACACAGACCCGAACATTTTCTTTAGGCTTGTAAAAAATCTTGGGCGGAATGTAAAGGCGACTTGCCCGATGTTTTTGCTTGGAATTGTGCTTTCAGCGGTTTTTCAGCGTTATGTTCCGGCGGATGCGATGGCGAAAGTTTTCGGCAAGGGAAACGAGGCGTTCGGCGTTCTTATGACGGCGACCGTTGGAATTCCGCTTTACGTTTGCGGCGGCGGCACGATTCCGCTTTTGCAGCAGTGGCTCAGCGAAGGAATGAGCGCGGGAAGCGCGGCGGCTTTTATGCTCACAGGTCCTTCAACAAAAATCACGAATCTTGGCGCGCTTAAAATTGCTCTCGGAGCAAAACATTTTTTCTTCTATATAATATACGTGATTCTGTTTTCATTTTTGACAGGATTTGTTGTGAATCTGATTTTGTAA
- a CDS encoding alpha/beta hydrolase: MKKILLTFAAAVVFSAVANAQEVKYIKAPEFKNQIYLYGKPDSSETEQWYEIEGRGQFVRNVKNPALIPYLPAKRKANGAAVIIAPGGAFLHHTFGSGGFEAAEWFRNQGFAAFILKYRTEETPRDEAEHQAFVAEKMAGYRAGGLSGNYAPQTPDFAFEDICAAVKLVRERAAEFNVQPDKIGIVGFSAGALLAVYNAECAPDESRVDFIGSIYGQLVMREMPEELPPLFAAMSSDDELSGQSGFEVFQAWQKRGIAELHLFGQGGHNFGMGHEPYTNALWPEEFLAWLKMIKVIK, translated from the coding sequence ATGAAAAAGATTTTGTTGACTTTTGCGGCGGCGGTTGTGTTTTCGGCTGTGGCGAATGCTCAGGAAGTGAAGTACATCAAGGCTCCTGAGTTTAAGAACCAGATTTATCTTTACGGTAAGCCTGATTCGTCGGAAACGGAGCAGTGGTACGAGATTGAAGGGCGGGGGCAGTTTGTGCGTAATGTGAAAAATCCTGCGCTGATTCCGTATCTTCCGGCAAAAAGGAAAGCGAACGGGGCAGCGGTGATTATTGCTCCGGGCGGCGCGTTTTTGCATCACACTTTTGGAAGCGGCGGTTTTGAGGCTGCGGAATGGTTCAGGAATCAGGGATTTGCGGCTTTTATTTTGAAATACCGGACGGAAGAGACTCCGCGTGATGAGGCTGAGCATCAGGCTTTTGTGGCTGAAAAAATGGCTGGCTACCGTGCTGGAGGCTTGAGCGGAAACTATGCGCCGCAGACGCCTGATTTTGCTTTTGAAGACATTTGCGCCGCTGTGAAACTTGTGCGTGAGCGCGCCGCGGAATTCAATGTTCAGCCGGACAAGATTGGAATCGTTGGATTTTCCGCCGGGGCTTTGCTTGCTGTTTACAATGCGGAATGTGCGCCTGATGAAAGCCGTGTGGACTTTATCGGCTCGATTTACGGCCAGCTTGTGATGAGGGAAATGCCGGAAGAGCTTCCGCCGCTTTTTGCCGCAATGTCCAGCGATGACGAGCTTTCGGGGCAGAGCGGATTTGAAGTTTTTCAGGCTTGGCAGAAACGCGGAATTGCGGAGCTTCATCTTTTTGGTCAGGGCGGACACAATTTTGGAATGGGTCACGAGCCGTACACTAACGCTTTGTGGCCAGAGGAATTTCTTGCCTGGCTCAAAATGATAAAGGTCATAAAGTAA
- a CDS encoding LysR family transcriptional regulator, whose translation MTTRQIECAIELAHTLNFRKASENCNISQPGLSYQIQTLEEEAGFTIFLRSGKGANLTPAGAAFISELVKIKENLRRAVETSKNISHGFSDSLSVSLPLRSALCYLPQIMKEFKNEFPHVLLNILFQYGKSRTENFLGGNTDIMFGRKNALSHIPQIELHTIFQSRIYLIAQKEDSLAKKEIITPQDLKDRTLMIGGGSPPELKKAQDIVIDSVHVQTMNSEDHFTTLVNVAAGNGVCLSPGFCNDRTEEFKWIPITFGTPIDCVLAIRSDDRRETTKRFIEITKEIYEQHNEEDEQL comes from the coding sequence ATGACGACAAGACAGATTGAATGCGCCATTGAGCTTGCGCATACGCTTAATTTCAGAAAGGCTTCGGAAAATTGCAACATAAGCCAGCCGGGGCTTTCTTACCAGATTCAGACGCTCGAAGAGGAAGCCGGGTTTACGATTTTTCTTCGCTCCGGGAAAGGTGCGAATCTTACGCCTGCAGGAGCCGCGTTTATTTCAGAGCTTGTAAAAATCAAGGAAAACTTGCGCCGCGCGGTTGAAACTTCAAAAAACATAAGCCATGGATTTTCGGACTCGCTTTCTGTTTCGCTTCCGCTTAGGAGCGCGCTTTGCTATTTGCCGCAGATTATGAAGGAATTCAAAAATGAATTTCCGCACGTTCTCCTGAACATTCTTTTTCAATATGGAAAAAGCCGCACGGAAAATTTTCTTGGCGGAAACACGGACATAATGTTCGGGCGGAAAAACGCGCTTTCGCACATTCCGCAGATTGAGCTTCACACGATTTTTCAAAGCCGCATTTATCTGATTGCTCAAAAAGAGGATTCGCTTGCAAAAAAAGAAATCATCACTCCACAGGATTTAAAAGACAGAACGCTGATGATTGGAGGAGGCTCGCCGCCGGAACTGAAAAAAGCGCAGGACATTGTAATTGATTCAGTCCACGTGCAGACGATGAACAGCGAAGACCATTTTACCACGCTCGTAAATGTTGCCGCAGGAAATGGAGTATGCCTTTCGCCCGGATTCTGCAACGACCGCACAGAAGAATTCAAGTGGATTCCAATAACATTCGGCACGCCAATCGACTGCGTTTTAGCCATAAGAAGCGACGACCGCCGGGAAACAACCAAACGATTCATAGAAATAACAAAAGAAATTTACGAGCAGCACAACGAAGAAGATGAGCAGCTGTAG
- the larB gene encoding nickel pincer cofactor biosynthesis protein LarB, whose product MKDSFCDLGFAKLDTGRKERTGFSEVVFCQGKDDGFLRDIFARLFEANGEVLGTRATQKQFEIVKEILPQATYDSVSRIIKVQGEKKNPAGNIAVCTAGTADIPVAEEAAQTAEFFCSRVERIFDVGVAGIHRLLSQTEKLEKANVVVAVAGMEGALASVVGGLVSVPVIAVPTSVGYGANLGGLSALLSMINSCANGISVVNIDNGYGAGYIATQINRLAVGGSVKNQAGEK is encoded by the coding sequence ATGAAAGATTCTTTTTGCGACTTGGGATTTGCAAAGCTCGACACAGGACGCAAGGAGCGCACTGGATTCAGCGAGGTTGTTTTTTGCCAAGGAAAGGATGACGGATTTTTAAGAGATATTTTTGCAAGACTTTTTGAGGCGAACGGCGAAGTCCTTGGAACTCGTGCCACGCAAAAGCAGTTTGAGATTGTAAAGGAAATTCTTCCGCAGGCAACTTACGACAGCGTTTCAAGAATCATAAAAGTTCAGGGCGAAAAGAAAAATCCTGCTGGAAACATTGCGGTTTGTACGGCAGGAACTGCGGACATTCCTGTTGCAGAGGAGGCTGCCCAGACTGCGGAATTTTTTTGCTCGCGGGTGGAGCGTATTTTTGACGTTGGCGTTGCCGGAATCCACAGGCTTCTTTCCCAGACTGAAAAACTTGAAAAGGCGAATGTTGTTGTCGCGGTTGCAGGAATGGAAGGCGCGCTTGCAAGCGTTGTTGGCGGATTGGTGAGCGTTCCTGTTATTGCAGTTCCGACTTCGGTTGGCTACGGTGCGAACTTGGGCGGACTTTCGGCTCTTTTGTCGATGATAAATTCCTGCGCGAACGGAATCAGTGTTGTGAACATAGATAACGGCTACGGCGCGGGCTACATTGCAACGCAGATAAACCGTCTTGCAGTCGGCGGAAGTGTAAAAAATCAGGCAGGTGAAAAATGA
- a CDS encoding flavodoxin — protein sequence MKKLIFVLGVLMMAGFANAKSIVVYYSKTGEQYGVGTITEGNTAKAAKEIASQTGADILELKTVKKYPEGYKATTEEAMKEMRANERPALAVEIPDMAQYDTVFIGYPIWWGDAPMCVYTFLDAVDLSGKTIRPFCTHEGSGAAGTQGKLKKAEPNATVESVLAIRGTTAQNNAATVKKEVSEWLAK from the coding sequence ATGAAAAAACTGATTTTTGTTTTAGGAGTTTTGATGATGGCAGGTTTTGCAAACGCTAAGTCGATTGTGGTTTATTATTCAAAGACCGGCGAGCAGTACGGCGTTGGCACGATTACGGAAGGCAACACTGCGAAAGCTGCAAAGGAGATTGCGTCTCAGACCGGGGCGGACATTCTGGAGCTTAAAACGGTAAAAAAATATCCTGAAGGCTACAAGGCGACAACCGAGGAGGCGATGAAAGAAATGCGCGCGAACGAGAGGCCGGCTCTTGCGGTGGAAATCCCGGACATGGCTCAGTACGACACGGTTTTTATCGGCTATCCAATCTGGTGGGGCGACGCTCCGATGTGCGTTTACACTTTTTTGGACGCTGTTGATTTGAGCGGAAAGACAATCCGTCCGTTCTGCACTCACGAGGGAAGCGGCGCGGCAGGAACTCAGGGCAAACTGAAAAAAGCCGAGCCGAACGCGACAGTTGAAAGCGTCCTTGCAATCCGCGGAACAACCGCCCAGAATAATGCAGCAACTGTGAAAAAAGAAGTGAGCGAGTGGCTAGCGAAGTAG